CTCAGTCTTTGAACTAATTTGTGAGCAGCCTTGTTAAATGAATATGAGATCTATGAGAAGTCTGCTATAGAATCATATTTATTGGACTCTTCCCCTTAGCGAGGGCTTTGCTTTCCCCTCACTGTCTCCTGGCGCAGTCTCAACAACCCAGGGATACCAGCCATGAGTATAGTGGATTTGCCTTATTAAACCCAAAGGCAGACACCAAATGGCCCATTAAAACATTTCCCCTCTGAATTAAAGAAATCCTCTGACTCTGGATAGTGAGTATTGAGGGTGGGCATTCTGCTGCATTATAGAATGTGagtgcttgatcctgcaaacccttactcacatgagtaatccctaTTCACGCTTTCCTCACTGCTGAGGACGGCTGACTATGGCTCCTTCTGGATCTTGTCAGTGCCATTCTGTGTGTTAATCAATAGGAGTCATTCAAATTACAGTGCCTTAGATCAAACTGTACAAATCTGGGTTGCTCCACAGCTGAACTGTGATCTTTGTGTATCTGTTGTGAGGTCTCCTATGGTAGTTCTTTAAACAGCACTATCCTGTGAAGCCTCTGTCAAAGGGGCATCAGTTAGGGATTTCTACACAGGAGAGAATAGCTTGCTGCATATAGATTCAGtaatcagattttattttaacagtGTGCAAAGTTTCTGCAacttttgaaattcaaaatggtTTCAAACACAGATCATACAATCGGTGCACCTGACAGATACACATCACAGCATCCTCTGAGGATTATAGTGAATAGACTATCTTCCATAACATTATGGTaccaaaaatgtaaatataactTGTACAGTTGCCTTTCATGAAAGACTTTTGCTAAATATTTCTTGTAAAACCGACAACACAAGTCGATACTTTCCTTCCTATGAGGATACAAAACAAGTTACTGCCTTTATAAAAGGCATTGCATATCCTGAACATAACAAACAATACTCTGCTTTTAAGAGTAATACATCCTGAAGAATCTCCTCTACGTAGCTTGAGTTATGGTGTAACACTTTTCCAAATACACTCAATAAACTCTATAAACATTATAGAACCCCTTACAACAACAATatgagagccagattttcaaaggtgcccacTAAGATTGGATGCTCACCTTGTGATTTGTGGGACATTGATTTTTCACAAGCGGTGAACTCCCACAATTCCAGTTGAAATCAAGTGGAGTGGGATGCTGCACGCTTCGAAAATCAAAGTTCTGTGAGTCTCAGGTTGGGCCGCTAAAATTGGAGGCACTCCAGTtgagtggacacttttgaaaactgtaGCCTAAACTTCCTAGAAGTTACTTCTTTCTAAACAAATACACTCAAAAACCTCAGCAAGGTTAAAAAACCATTAAAAGTTCCCTTTTGAACAACTCCTCAATCATCCTACCATGAGGATTACTTTGCACATTCTTTTAGAATAGCTACCTCTCCGTGTGGTGGGAGCATTTAGATCCTTCTAGAAGGGAAACTGACATCCAAGCATAAGTATGCTCTGTAAAAGGAAAGTATTCTTCCCTACTCATTAGAGGAGTGAGAGGACTTGTACAGCAAGTCACAGTCTCCTCTGGAATATGAGTGAATGTCCAGAAACCATACAGAAGTCCTTCTAATCTACCAGGGCCTCCAAAGTCTGCTGGTGGGTTTCAGTGCTGCTTGTTTTGCAGACATTTGGTGGGCTGCAGAGGATGGAGCTGGAGAATTTGAGTCCTTGGCTGTAACTTTAGGCCTTTGGAAGTGGCACAGCAGTTTCATCTGGGTTTCTGTGTTCGCAGAATGGAGAGACAAGAACTGCAGAGCCTCTTTGAGGCACCAGGAATACCCTTCACTGTAATCCTGCTGCAGGCTTGTAGAAGTGGATGCAAAAtctgggaagagagaaaagatggaGATGGGTTTTAGATAGGGATATCTAGGCTGGAGTTTGGACCGGGGATAAATGCAGCACAGAGGAGTTATTTAGAAGCAAAGGGGAAGGCACTTACTTTGACTGTATTTTAGGTAGCTGACAGTCATCTCCAGGATGTCAGCTTTCTCCAGCTTGGAGTTGGGCTGGTGTCTCTGGAACTCCTCCTCCAGCAGGAGTTTCAGCTGCTCGATGCTACTGTTAATCCGGTCCCGGCGCAGCTTCTCTACAATCGGCTTTCTCAGCTGTAacacaagaggggagagaaagttAGTGACCACATTTCTCTTTTCCATCCATTTCCCATCTTCTCTGTGTAATCAGCTCAGCCTGTATCAACCACTTGCCCTTTAATCAGTGCATGTTGCAATATGCAGTGGATACTTACTCTGTTTTTCTCTTTGGATGTTAAGATTTCCAGTGAGATAGTATTGGGTGCCATTATCCCAAATTTTCAAGTGCAAGTTTCACGTCCAATCTTGCTGTTTAGCCAGTGCAGAGAGGTCTGGAAAGCTCTTCTATTTATACCCCTAAGCTGCATACAAATGTCTGGGTCCTAAGCTTCTTTGAGTTTCCCACACTCACTAGCCAATCCATGCATTTACCAGGACAATAGAGAAAGCATCTATTACAGCATGGTAAATTGACTGTGAATTGCCTGGGGATAATACTCTGCTCCCAAAGGAGCAGGTGGACTGGGGAGCATGCTACACAATAGAGACTGGCCTTGGAGGGAACGTGGGAAAGCATTCGTCGTCATTATAATCAGTCTTGTGCCTGATGTTGGGAACATCAACATCTCAATATGCTGCCTTTTCCCAGGCTGCGGTGAAATTAAGCACAGAAGACAGCTCCCTGGAAGGGAAAATGTCCCCTACTTTCCTGTGCCCAGAAAAGAAGCTGTAAAGGGAAAAGTGCAGAATTAGAGAGACTAAacattttcattgacattaaaCCGTGCTTAGATGAATACAGTGCTTGTCAATTTTCAGGCAACTGTGATcaaaatcaaaagggaaaacaCATGTTTTTGGGGAGGGGATCTTTTTAAGAAAGATACAGTTCAAAATGCTTTTCTCCCCATCTTTTATAGACATTTTGGTTCCTCTGTCATTCTTTAAAAGtcttaaatctttcttttttgcttttttttctggGCAATCTCAATTCCTCCTATGATGGTCTGGCAAATCTGTACAGTAATAATTAATAGTTGCTTTGCCCTTCCCTGACATCTTCCATTTGACATCTCAGAGCATTAGACAAACAATCATGaactaagcctcacaacactctCCTGTGCCTCAGCCCCCATGTGCAATAGAGGAATATCCTCCttaacacatggggaaactggggcaccaAGGAAATCATGCCCTCACCCACACTTGGCCTCAATTATCCTATCTGCAAAATGGCTATAATACTGCAAGatttcctgactcctagtccagtctctctctctgtctctctcacatacaagcaccattttttttccaatatgttTGACTGTTTTATACCCCATATGCATTAGATATATTTGGCACAGTCAAATCTGCCACAGGGAAGTGTGAGAATAGCACACGGGTGGGCAGTCAtctgaccatgggaatattttctaaagaaataaataatatttgttttgtttttcatctgaCCTGATGCCAGAAATCTTGGATCCTGTTCCAGAGACGCTGGCTCAGTGATTAAACTGGCTTAGAGAAATGCTTTTCTGGTCACTTCTTCCCTTACCACAGGCCCTGCACTCATGAGTATTTTGACTATTAATAAAACATATAGACCCAGATTCATGTTTCTTTCTTAATTTATATCATCAATGTAATCATCATCCTCACTGTTTAATGGTTAAAGCATTGCTTAACAGCCTTCAAGTCGTAAAatgacataaaaggttgttataaagaggtgggtgataaattgttcttcttaaccaataaggccaggacaagaagcaatgggcttaaattacagcaagggaggtttaggttggaaattagggaaaacttcctcattgtcagggtagttaagcactggaacaaattgcctagggagtttgtggaGTCTacatcagtggaggtttttaaaagcaggcCAGAGGTGGTCCAGATAATACGCAGTCCCGCCTCAGCTGTCCAGTCCTACATTGCTGCGATTCCccatcagacacacacacagctacacacaTAGGTTCAGAGGGTGCACTGCAATTGAATAGTATAATCCTAAAGAACAATCAGAAGTAGTGTACtggaaaaaaccacccccaaagtCACACAACATGCACACAGGAAATACGGGGGATGGTAACAGAAAGGAACCACTCGTGGTCACACTAAAAACaccttttgggggggaaaggtttAAGATGCCATTTAAAGTGGAGTGGGAGGGTCTGAGATGTCAGTAAGTTTCACTCTCTAGGGAGGGTCTGAGATGTCAGTAAGTTCCACTCTCTACCACACCAGAGGCACAGTCACCTGCTGACCTGAGCCATGATGTTAGAATCTAGAATCATGTGGTGTCAGAGCAAGTATGTGAGATCTTGTTTTGACAGAGGCACCAATTCTTTCTATCATGCCTGGTCAAACTGCCATGTTTGCTTGgagcaccattgatttcaatggggtttggtGAGTGCAAATTTGTCCTCTCAGGAGCTACACATTCCAGAATTGTAAGCTGGGGCCTGAGAGAGTACCCAGAGCCAGAAATAATAACATCTTAGCACTTATATAGTGCtcttcagcagtagatctcacagtatcactattcccattttacagatggagaaactgaggtgcgggggggggagtgactttgccttcctctgtggtgtggggcatgggtcacttgtggggtttttgttttgttttgtttttccaactAAAGTAAGTGGGggattctctgtaacatgaaACCCTTAGATCAagatttgaggacgtcagtaactcagacagaggtgATGGGCCTACTACAGGGtagatgagattctgtggcctgtgatgtgtgggaggtcagactagatgatcatgatgttccctcctggccttaaagtctgagtctaagaTCATCCTGTGTGTCAATGGCCAAGACAGGAATAGAATACagatgtcctgagtcccagtccagtgctctattccCTAAGCCAGGCTTCCTTTCACAGAACCCAGCTCTTCAGCTCTGCTGTTCACAGATTAAGGACCTGATTTTctacgtgcctcagtttcccattgttACAAAGACGTTAATGAAAGCCTCATCTAACACTCTTTGTCAACCTTTtaaaatgcagagaaaaaataaataaaccttttTCTCTAAGCTCATTGTATGACCTCTCcatacttcagtttccccatatgaaAAATTGGGCTAACAATGGTATCACGTATGGCTGCATGTAAATAATAACACACACACCGTTGCTGAAAGGGCGAATCTGTTAAAGTTTGAAATCCTGCAAAGTATATTTTACTGGTCATAAaattttgtcaaaaagaaaaggaggacttgtggcaccttagagactaaccaatttatttgagcatgagctttcgtgagccacagctcacttcatcggatgcatactgtggaaattgcagaagacattatatacacagacaccatgaaacaatacctcctcccaccccactctcctgctggtaatagcttatctaaagtgatcatcaagttgggccataaAGTTATCTAGCTGTTTTTATGAATCAGTTGCTATAGTAGTTAACTCCATGACTTcatgtgacaatgagttccataggtcaGTTA
The DNA window shown above is from Chelonia mydas isolate rCheMyd1 chromosome 18, rCheMyd1.pri.v2, whole genome shotgun sequence and carries:
- the HES5 gene encoding transcription factor HES-5, producing the protein MAPNTISLEILTSKEKNRLRKPIVEKLRRDRINSSIEQLKLLLEEEFQRHQPNSKLEKADILEMTVSYLKYSQNFASTSTSLQQDYSEGYSWCLKEALQFLSLHSANTETQMKLLCHFQRPKVTAKDSNSPAPSSAAHQMSAKQAALKPTSRLWRPW